Proteins co-encoded in one Prunus persica cultivar Lovell chromosome G6, Prunus_persica_NCBIv2, whole genome shotgun sequence genomic window:
- the LOC18772559 gene encoding O-glucosyltransferase rumi: protein MASRATARSPSYILPSVVALSLLSLVVVVYKVDDFATQTKTLAGHNLDPTPWHLFPPKTFSDETLHDRAYKLIHCSYLACRYRNNDIPERRRPPSSSAKAPECPNFFRWIHHDLEPWARTRISAAHLEAAKQYAAFRVVIVGGKLYVDLYWACVQSRAMFTIWGLLQLLARYPDRVPDVDIMFDCMDKPIINRTAHESMPLPLFRYCTDEDHFDIPFPDWSFWGWPELHIYPWNEQFRNIKRGSKERSWRKKEPFAYWKGNPDVSSPVRTELLNCNDTKMWRAQIMRQDWEAEARAGYEQSKLSNQCNHRYKIYAEGYAWSVSLKYIVSCGSLTLIITPQYEDFFSRGLIPRVNYWPISPNAICPSIKSAVDWGHGHQSEAKEIGQRGQDFMESLSMDRVYDYMFHLITEYSKLLDFKPVPPDSALEVCAESLVCLADPKQIQFFKKTTAYPSASPPCTLQSADSNLIKRWRQKKKEIMKAVEDMNPKERRRLN from the exons ATGGCTTCAAGAGCCACCGCTCGCTCGCCCTCTTACATCCTTCCATCCGTCGTTGCCTtatctctcctctctctcgtTGTCGTCGTCTACAAG GTGGACGACTTCGCCACTCAGACGAAGACATTGGCGGGCCATAACCTCGACCCGACGCCATGGCACCTGTTCCCTCCCAAGACCTTCTCCGACGAGACCCTCCACGACCGAGCCTACAAGCTCATCCACTGCTCCTACCTGGCTTGCCGCTACAGAAACAACGACATCCCTGAACGGCGTCGTCCTCCTTCGTCCAGCGCGAAAGCCCCAGAATGCCCCAATTTCTTCCGATGGATCCATCACGATCTGGAGCCGTGGGCCCGAACCCGGATCTCCGCGGCCCATCTGGAGGCGGCCAAGCAGTACGCTGCGTTTCGCGTGGTGATTGTTGGCGGGAAGCTGTATGTGGATTTGTACTGGGCTTGTGTGCAGAGTCGAGCCATGTTCACCATTTGGGGTTTGCTGCAGCTCCTTGCGAGGTACCCGGATCGGGTTCCGGATGTGGATATCATGTTTGATTGTATGGACAAGCCCATTATTAACCGGACTGCGCATGAATCAATGCCTTTGCCACTTTTCCGGTACTGTACGGATGAAGATCACTTTGATATCCCATTTCCTGATTGGTCCTTCTGGGGTTG GCCGGAGCTACATATTTATCCCTGGAATGAGCAGTTCCGAAATATCAAACGGGGTTCTAAGGAAAGAAGTTGGAGAAAGAAGGAGCCTTTTGCGTATTGGAAAGGAAACCCAGATGTTAGTTCCCCTGTTCGGACAGAGTTACTTAACTGTAACGACACTAAGATGTGGAGAGCACAGATTATGCGTCAG GATTGGGAAGCGGAAGCAAGAGCCGGTTATGAGCAGTCCAAACTGTCTAATCAGTGTAATCATCG GTATAAAATCTATGCAGAAGGCTATGCTTGGTCCGTGAGCTTGAAATATATTGTATCATGTGGTTCTCTTACATTAATAATAACCCCACAATATGAGGATTTCTTCAGCCGTGGTCTCATTCCTAGGGTTAACTATTGGCCCATCTCTCCCAATGCTATATGCCCGTCCATAAAGTCTGCTGTTGACTGGGGCCATGGACACCAATCTGAG GCTAAGGAAATAGGACAAAGAGGGCAAGATTTTATGGAAAGCCTAAGCATGGACCGGGTCTATGATTACATGTTTCACCTCATCACAGAGTACTCGAAGCTGCTGGACTTCAAGCCAGTCCCTCCAGATTCTGCTCTGGAAGTGTGTGCGGAATCCCTGGTTTGTCTTGCCGACCCGAAACAGATccagttttttaaaaagacaacTGCATACCCTTCTGCTAGCCCCCCATGCACTCTCCAGTCGGCCGATAGTAATCTCATCAAGAGATGGAggcagaaaaagaaggaaataatGAAGGCTGTGGAGGATATGAATCCAAAAGAACGGAGACGATTAAACTAG
- the LOC18774904 gene encoding probable pyridoxal 5'-phosphate synthase subunit PDX1 — protein sequence MADSSGVVTVYGKGAIYETTTKSSPFSVKVGLAQMLRGGVIMDVVNPAQARIAEEAGACAVMALERVPADIRSQGGVARMSDPQLIKEIKRSVTIPVMAKARIGHFVEAQILEAIGVDYVDESEVLTLADDEHHINKHNFRVPFVCGCRNLGEALRRIREGAAMIRTKGEAGTGNIVEAVRHVRQVMGDIRVLRNMDDDEVFAYAKRIAAPYDLMMQTKQLGRLPVVQFAAGGVATPADAALMMQLGCDGVFVGSGVFKSGDPARRARAIVQASTHYSDPDVLAEISCGLGEAMVGINLNDEKVERYAFRSD from the coding sequence ATGGCTGACAGCAGTGGCGTCGTCACCGTCTACGGAAAAGGCGCTATATACGAAACCACGACCAAATCCTCCCCATTCTCCGTCAAAGTTGGCCTCGCCCAAATGCTCCGCGGCGGCGTCATCATGGACGTCGTCAACCCCGCGCAGGCCCGCATCGCCGAGGAGGCCGGCGCATGCGCCGTCATGGCCCTTGAGCGCGTCCCCGCCGACATCCGATCGCAGGGCGGCGTTGCCCGAATGTCCGACCCGCAGCTCATCAAGGAGATCAAGCGCTCCGTCACCATCCCCGTCATGGCCAAAGCTCGCATCGGCCACTTCGTCGAGGCCCAAATCCTCGAGGCCATCGGCGTCGACTACGTAGACGAGAGCGAGGTCCTGACCCTCGCCGACGACGAGCACCACATCAACAAGCACAACTTCCGCGTCCCGTTCGTCTGCGGCTGCAGGAACCTCGGCGAGGCTCTTCGCCGGATCCGGGAGGGTGCCGCGATGATCCGGACGAAGGGGGAGGCCGGCACCGGAAACATCGTCGAGGCCGTGAGGCACGTGCGGCAAGTGATGGGGGACATCAGGGTTTTGCGGAACATGGATGACGACGAGGTGTTCGCGTACGCGAAGAGAATCGCGGCTCCGTACGATCTCATGATGCAGACGAAGCAGCTCGGGAGGCTGCCGGTGGTGCAGTTCGCCGCCGGTGGCGTGGCAACGCCTGCCGACGCGGCGTTGATGATGCAGTTGGGGTGCGATGGGGTTTTCGTCGGGTCGGGTGTGTTTAAGAGTGGTGACCCTGCCCGGAGGGCTCGGGCCATTGTGCAGGCTTCGACCCATTATAGTGACCCAGATGTGCTGGCTGAGATCAGCTGTGGATTGGGTGAGGCCATGGTTGGGATTAATCTGAATGACGAGAAGGTTGAGAGGTACGCGTTTCGGTCTGACTGA
- the LOC18773213 gene encoding uncharacterized protein LOC18773213, with the protein MENPEPDQGQHVSGPSSSSSSSSSSPSSSQVQDEENNRPQNGDDIYNEQSQHNHIEQQQQRISRTFTYHMNLLVSDVAASEMKDDVWSCLVVLVTFWFFASMTLILGFYGSANLKLGPNCSLLIQPNPFFVQSIKAQELDEPKPGPMLYGFHKPPPLDVEVAWTETHDTPVPANYHKEWIYFLNKGSRIDIFYRVKPTSSLPLTLVVAQGSESMAEWIEDPSYGNATLSWNIIYESGKIQQEIPKSSNYYIAVGNLNPEDVEVELEFNIKSALYNTTEAYYKCSLDNQLCSLKLSLLGASAVVITSPGPKEGDPDDDWYIRLSYGPRWIMYFLGSGVMTVLLLMALRFCNVFQNSGEDRIEFQAGEAESERTPLLSPKDDDVLSWGSSYESVSNNEEDLEESLEVSSLVGKSINEGDSNNTQRLCVICFDGPRDCFFLPCGHCAACFTCGTRIAEEAGTCPICRRRMKKVRKIFTV; encoded by the exons ATGGAAAACCCAGAACCAGATCAGGGTCAACATGTTTCtggtccttcttcttcttcttcttcttcttcttcttcaccatcTAGCTCACAGGTgcaagatgaagaaaataacagGCCTCAAAATGGGGATGATATTTATAATGAGCAGAGCCAACACAATCATATtgaacagcagcagcagaggATTTCTAGGACTTTTACTTATCATATGAATTTGTTGGTGTCTGATGTAGCAGCATCCGAGATGAAGGATGACGTTTGGTCTTGCCTTGTTGTGCTTGTCACGTTTTGGTTCTTTG CATCCATGACTTTGATACTCGGTTTTTATGGATCGGCCAATTTGAAATTGGGGCCGAATTGCTCACTCCTGATACAACCTAATCCCTTCTTTGTGCAATCCATTAAG GCACAAGAACTTGATGAGCCAAAACCTGGGCCAATGTTATATGGATTCCACAAACCTCCTCCCCTGGATGTTGAAGTAGCTTGGACTGAAACACATGACACACCTGTGCCAGCCAATTATCACAAG GAATGGATATACTTTCTAAACAAAGGGTCTAGAATAGATATTTTTTACCGTGTAAAACCTACAAGTTCCTTGCCTTTAACCCTTGTAGTCGCACAAG GTAGTGAAAGCATGGCTGAGTGGATAGAGGATCCATCATATGGTAACGCAACATTGTCTtggaatataatatatg AAAGTGGTAAGATCCAGCAGGAAATTCCAAAGTCTTCTAATTATTATATTGCAGTAGGGAACTTGAACCCTGAGGATGTTGAG GTAGAGTTGGAATTCAACATCAAATCTGCTCTTTATAACACAACCGAGGCGTATTACAAATGCTCCTTAGATAACCAATTATGTAGCTTAAAGCTTTCCCTCTTGGGGGCAAGTGCTGTTGTCATAACTTCTCCAGGTCCTAAAGAG GGTGACCCAGACGATGACTGGTACATCAGACTCTCTTATGGACCGCGATGGATCATGTATTTTCTTGGATCAG GTGTGATGACTGTGCTTCTCTTAATGGCCCTTAGATTTTGTAATGTATTCCAAAACTCTGGTGAAGACAGAATAGAATTTCAAGCAGGGGAGGCAGAATCCGAACGAACCCCATTGCTTTCACCGAAAGATGACGATGTTTTGAGTTGGGGTTCATCTTAtgaatctgtttcaaataacGAAGAAGATTTGGAAGAGAGCCTTGAAGTGAGTTCCCTTGTAGGAAAGTCAATAAATGAAGGGGATAGCAACAATACTCAGCGTCTTTGTGTTATTTGCTTTgatggtccaagagattgcttctttcttccttgTGGGCACTGTGCTGCCTGTTTTACTTGTGGAACAAG GATTGCCGAAGAGGCGGGTACTTGTCCCATATGCCGTAGAAGGATGAAGAAAGTGAGGAAGATCTTTACAGTCTGA
- the LOC18773491 gene encoding phosphoinositide phospholipase C 2 isoform X2 translates to MAHNLVHQDMTAPLSHYYIYTGHNSYLTGNQLSSDCSDVPIIEALKRGVRVVELDIWPNSEKDNVHVLHGRTLTTPVELIKCLKSIKEHAFSESPYPVIITLEDHLTPDLQAKVAQMLIETFEDMLFYPESEFLKEFPSPEQLKYRIIISTKPPREYLKAQNGNGRGDDLHMSEEEDLWGKEPSELNTDEREEDDDTSDSDSSEDNNGGNIGGLSSPGAREYKHLIAIHAGKPKGGLKEVLKIELNKVRRLSLSEQALEKAAESYGTDIVRFTQKNILRVYPKGTRFNSSNYKPLIGWMHGAQMVAFNMQGYGRSLWLMQGMFRANGGCGYVKKPDFVMKNLDNQVFYPKANLPVKKTLKVKVYMGDGWHLDFKHTHFDLYSPPDFYTRVGIAGVPADEIMKQTKKKEDIWTPSWEEEFTFQLKVPELALLRVEVHEHDLSEKDDFGGQTCFPISELKQGIRAVPLFDRKGNKYNTIRLLMRFHFI, encoded by the exons ATGGCTCATAATCTA GTTCATCAGGATATGACGGCTCCACTGTCCCATTACTACATATACACAGGTCATAATTCATACCTGACCGGAAATCAGCTCAGCAGCGACTGCAGTGATGTTCCAATCATAGAGGCACTCAAGAGAGGTGTAAGAGTGGTGGAGCTTGATATTTGGCCAAATTCCGAAAAGGACAATGTGCATGTTCTTCATGGAAG GACCTTGACAACTCCTGTGGAACTTATTAAATGCTTGAAATCGATTAAAGAACATGCCTTTTCTGAATCTCCATATCCTGTCATCATAACTCTTGAAGACCACCTCACCCCTGATCTCCAAGCTAAAGTAGCACAG ATGCTCATTGAGACATTTGAGGATATGTTGTTCTACCCTGAATCAGAATTTTTGAAAGAGTTTCCATCACCGGAACAACTCAAGTACAGAATTATTATTTCTACGAAGCCTCCTCGGGAGTACCTTAAGGCTCAAAATGGGAACGGAAGGGGAGATGACTTACATATGAGTGAGGAAGAAGACTTATGGGGGAAGGAACCATCAGAGCTTAATACAGATGAacgtgaagaagatgatgatacG AGTGATAGTGATTCAAGTGAGGATAACAATGGCGGCAATATTGGTGGATTGTCCTCGCCAGGAGCACGCGAATACAAACATCTAATCGCAATCCATGCTGGAAAACCAAAGGGTGGTTTGAAGGAGGTACTAAAAATTGAGCTTAACAAAGTTAGACGCCTTAGCTTGAGTGAACAAGCACTTGAAAAGGCTGCTGAATCTTATGGAACGGATATTGTTag ATTTACCCAGAAGAACATTTTAAGGGTTTATCCAAAAGGTACTCGGTTTAACTCCTCCAACTACAAGCCGCTTATTGGTTGGATGCATGGCGCTCAAATGGTTGCATTCAACATGCAG GGATATGGTAGATCTCTTTGGCTGATGCAAGGGATGTTTAGAGCCAATGGGGGCTGCGGTTATGTAAAAAAGCCGGATTTTGTTATGAAGAATTTAGATAATCAGGTTTTTTATCCTAAAGCAAACTTGCCGGTAAAGAAGACTTTAAAG GTGAAAGTGTATATGGGAGATGGATGGCATTTGGATTTCAAACACACACACTTTGATTTATATTCCCCTCCCGATTTCTACACTAGG GTTGGCATAGCAGGAGTGCCTGCAGATGAAATAATGAAAcaaaccaagaaaaaagaggacATTTGGACACCTTCATGGGAGGAAGAGTTTACATTTCAACTGAAAGTTCCTGAGTTGGCTTTGCTTCGAGTTGAGGTTCATGAGCATGACCTTTCTGAGAAGGATGACTTTGGTGGCCAAACTTGTTTCCCAATCTCTGAATTGAAACAAGGGATTCGTGCAGTCCCTCTCTTTGACCGCAAAGGAAACAAATACAACACAATAAGGCTTCTAATGCGATTTCACTTCATCTGA
- the LOC18773491 gene encoding phosphoinositide phospholipase C 2 isoform X3, translating to MTAPLSHYYIYTGHNSYLTGNQLSSDCSDVPIIEALKRGVRVVELDIWPNSEKDNVHVLHGRTLTTPVELIKCLKSIKEHAFSESPYPVIITLEDHLTPDLQAKVAQMLIETFEDMLFYPESEFLKEFPSPEQLKYRIIISTKPPREYLKAQNGNGRGDDLHMSEEEDLWGKEPSELNTDEREEDDDTSDSDSSEDNNGGNIGGLSSPGAREYKHLIAIHAGKPKGGLKEVLKIELNKVRRLSLSEQALEKAAESYGTDIVRFTQKNILRVYPKGTRFNSSNYKPLIGWMHGAQMVAFNMQGYGRSLWLMQGMFRANGGCGYVKKPDFVMKNLDNQVFYPKANLPVKKTLKVKVYMGDGWHLDFKHTHFDLYSPPDFYTRVGIAGVPADEIMKQTKKKEDIWTPSWEEEFTFQLKVPELALLRVEVHEHDLSEKDDFGGQTCFPISELKQGIRAVPLFDRKGNKYNTIRLLMRFHFI from the exons ATGACGGCTCCACTGTCCCATTACTACATATACACAGGTCATAATTCATACCTGACCGGAAATCAGCTCAGCAGCGACTGCAGTGATGTTCCAATCATAGAGGCACTCAAGAGAGGTGTAAGAGTGGTGGAGCTTGATATTTGGCCAAATTCCGAAAAGGACAATGTGCATGTTCTTCATGGAAG GACCTTGACAACTCCTGTGGAACTTATTAAATGCTTGAAATCGATTAAAGAACATGCCTTTTCTGAATCTCCATATCCTGTCATCATAACTCTTGAAGACCACCTCACCCCTGATCTCCAAGCTAAAGTAGCACAG ATGCTCATTGAGACATTTGAGGATATGTTGTTCTACCCTGAATCAGAATTTTTGAAAGAGTTTCCATCACCGGAACAACTCAAGTACAGAATTATTATTTCTACGAAGCCTCCTCGGGAGTACCTTAAGGCTCAAAATGGGAACGGAAGGGGAGATGACTTACATATGAGTGAGGAAGAAGACTTATGGGGGAAGGAACCATCAGAGCTTAATACAGATGAacgtgaagaagatgatgatacG AGTGATAGTGATTCAAGTGAGGATAACAATGGCGGCAATATTGGTGGATTGTCCTCGCCAGGAGCACGCGAATACAAACATCTAATCGCAATCCATGCTGGAAAACCAAAGGGTGGTTTGAAGGAGGTACTAAAAATTGAGCTTAACAAAGTTAGACGCCTTAGCTTGAGTGAACAAGCACTTGAAAAGGCTGCTGAATCTTATGGAACGGATATTGTTag ATTTACCCAGAAGAACATTTTAAGGGTTTATCCAAAAGGTACTCGGTTTAACTCCTCCAACTACAAGCCGCTTATTGGTTGGATGCATGGCGCTCAAATGGTTGCATTCAACATGCAG GGATATGGTAGATCTCTTTGGCTGATGCAAGGGATGTTTAGAGCCAATGGGGGCTGCGGTTATGTAAAAAAGCCGGATTTTGTTATGAAGAATTTAGATAATCAGGTTTTTTATCCTAAAGCAAACTTGCCGGTAAAGAAGACTTTAAAG GTGAAAGTGTATATGGGAGATGGATGGCATTTGGATTTCAAACACACACACTTTGATTTATATTCCCCTCCCGATTTCTACACTAGG GTTGGCATAGCAGGAGTGCCTGCAGATGAAATAATGAAAcaaaccaagaaaaaagaggacATTTGGACACCTTCATGGGAGGAAGAGTTTACATTTCAACTGAAAGTTCCTGAGTTGGCTTTGCTTCGAGTTGAGGTTCATGAGCATGACCTTTCTGAGAAGGATGACTTTGGTGGCCAAACTTGTTTCCCAATCTCTGAATTGAAACAAGGGATTCGTGCAGTCCCTCTCTTTGACCGCAAAGGAAACAAATACAACACAATAAGGCTTCTAATGCGATTTCACTTCATCTGA
- the LOC18773491 gene encoding phosphoinositide phospholipase C 4 isoform X1 translates to MGNYRMCLCFTRKFRVMEAEPPSDVKETFNKYAGDGTHMTAEQLRHFLVELQAEGGSTSASEAERIVEQVLQKRHNIAKLISRGTLLTLDDFHHYLFSSDLNPPIRAQVHQDMTAPLSHYYIYTGHNSYLTGNQLSSDCSDVPIIEALKRGVRVVELDIWPNSEKDNVHVLHGRTLTTPVELIKCLKSIKEHAFSESPYPVIITLEDHLTPDLQAKVAQMLIETFEDMLFYPESEFLKEFPSPEQLKYRIIISTKPPREYLKAQNGNGRGDDLHMSEEEDLWGKEPSELNTDEREEDDDTSDSDSSEDNNGGNIGGLSSPGAREYKHLIAIHAGKPKGGLKEVLKIELNKVRRLSLSEQALEKAAESYGTDIVRFTQKNILRVYPKGTRFNSSNYKPLIGWMHGAQMVAFNMQGYGRSLWLMQGMFRANGGCGYVKKPDFVMKNLDNQVFYPKANLPVKKTLKVKVYMGDGWHLDFKHTHFDLYSPPDFYTRVGIAGVPADEIMKQTKKKEDIWTPSWEEEFTFQLKVPELALLRVEVHEHDLSEKDDFGGQTCFPISELKQGIRAVPLFDRKGNKYNTIRLLMRFHFI, encoded by the exons ATGGGGAATTATAGGATGTGCTTATGCTTCACAAGGAAGTTCAGGGTGATGGAGGCAGAGCCGCCGTCGGACGTCAAGGAGACATTCAACAAGTACGCCGGGGACGGGACCCACATGACAGCCGAACAGCTGCGGCATTTCTTGGTGGAGCTTCAGGCGGAGGGTGGCAGCACGTCCGCGTCCGAAGCCGAGCGGATCGTGGAGCAGGTACTGCAGAAGAGGCACAACATTGCCAAGTTGATCAGCAGGGGCACTCTTCTCACCCTCGACGACTTTCACCATTACTTGTTCTCTTCCGATCTCAACCCACCTATTCGAGCTCAG GTTCATCAGGATATGACGGCTCCACTGTCCCATTACTACATATACACAGGTCATAATTCATACCTGACCGGAAATCAGCTCAGCAGCGACTGCAGTGATGTTCCAATCATAGAGGCACTCAAGAGAGGTGTAAGAGTGGTGGAGCTTGATATTTGGCCAAATTCCGAAAAGGACAATGTGCATGTTCTTCATGGAAG GACCTTGACAACTCCTGTGGAACTTATTAAATGCTTGAAATCGATTAAAGAACATGCCTTTTCTGAATCTCCATATCCTGTCATCATAACTCTTGAAGACCACCTCACCCCTGATCTCCAAGCTAAAGTAGCACAG ATGCTCATTGAGACATTTGAGGATATGTTGTTCTACCCTGAATCAGAATTTTTGAAAGAGTTTCCATCACCGGAACAACTCAAGTACAGAATTATTATTTCTACGAAGCCTCCTCGGGAGTACCTTAAGGCTCAAAATGGGAACGGAAGGGGAGATGACTTACATATGAGTGAGGAAGAAGACTTATGGGGGAAGGAACCATCAGAGCTTAATACAGATGAacgtgaagaagatgatgatacG AGTGATAGTGATTCAAGTGAGGATAACAATGGCGGCAATATTGGTGGATTGTCCTCGCCAGGAGCACGCGAATACAAACATCTAATCGCAATCCATGCTGGAAAACCAAAGGGTGGTTTGAAGGAGGTACTAAAAATTGAGCTTAACAAAGTTAGACGCCTTAGCTTGAGTGAACAAGCACTTGAAAAGGCTGCTGAATCTTATGGAACGGATATTGTTag ATTTACCCAGAAGAACATTTTAAGGGTTTATCCAAAAGGTACTCGGTTTAACTCCTCCAACTACAAGCCGCTTATTGGTTGGATGCATGGCGCTCAAATGGTTGCATTCAACATGCAG GGATATGGTAGATCTCTTTGGCTGATGCAAGGGATGTTTAGAGCCAATGGGGGCTGCGGTTATGTAAAAAAGCCGGATTTTGTTATGAAGAATTTAGATAATCAGGTTTTTTATCCTAAAGCAAACTTGCCGGTAAAGAAGACTTTAAAG GTGAAAGTGTATATGGGAGATGGATGGCATTTGGATTTCAAACACACACACTTTGATTTATATTCCCCTCCCGATTTCTACACTAGG GTTGGCATAGCAGGAGTGCCTGCAGATGAAATAATGAAAcaaaccaagaaaaaagaggacATTTGGACACCTTCATGGGAGGAAGAGTTTACATTTCAACTGAAAGTTCCTGAGTTGGCTTTGCTTCGAGTTGAGGTTCATGAGCATGACCTTTCTGAGAAGGATGACTTTGGTGGCCAAACTTGTTTCCCAATCTCTGAATTGAAACAAGGGATTCGTGCAGTCCCTCTCTTTGACCGCAAAGGAAACAAATACAACACAATAAGGCTTCTAATGCGATTTCACTTCATCTGA